One Gimesia aquarii DNA segment encodes these proteins:
- a CDS encoding fumarate reductase/succinate dehydrogenase flavoprotein subunit: protein MAEAATTVLNSRVPEGPMAEKWDRCKQEMKLVNPANKRKHKIIVVGTGLAGASAAASLAELGYQVQSFCFQDSPRRAHSIAAQGGINAAKNYPNDGDSVWRLFYDTVKGGDFRSREANVHRLAQVSNNIIDQCTAQGVPFARDYGGLLTNRSFGGAQVSRTFYARGQTGQQLLLGAYSALMRQVGTGRVKLFPRREMLDLVVIDGVARGIIVRNLITGEFEKYSADCVLLCTGGYGNAFYLSTNAKGSNVTAAWRCHKRGAYFANPCYTQIHPTCIPVSGDYQSKLTLMSESLRNDGRVWVPQAQDDKRRGIEIPENERDYYLERRYPAFGNLVPRDVASRASKERCDSGYGVGTTGQAVYLDFRDAIARDGKHVIEAKYGNLFHMYEKITGENPYQVPMRIYPAVHYTMGGLWVDYHLQSTIPGLFVLGEANFSDHGANRLGASALMQGLADGYFVAPYTTGHFLGSQSLPDVSTEDEAFSEAMANAQDRNAKILGVQGTRSSDSIHRELGHILWDYCGMSREKQGLESAMGKIRDLRDEFWSSIKVLGQGEQLNQNLEHAGRLADFLEFGELMVRDALVREESCGGHFREEHQTKENEALRDDDNFCHVSAWEFTGVGNDPVEHREHLEFVEVPLATRSYK from the coding sequence ATGGCCGAGGCGGCTACTACGGTTCTGAATTCTCGTGTTCCTGAAGGGCCTATGGCTGAGAAATGGGACCGTTGTAAACAGGAAATGAAGCTGGTGAATCCGGCCAATAAACGGAAGCACAAAATTATCGTTGTGGGAACCGGTTTGGCAGGGGCTTCGGCCGCTGCTTCCCTGGCTGAACTGGGATATCAGGTTCAGTCTTTCTGTTTCCAGGATTCTCCGCGGCGTGCGCATAGTATTGCCGCCCAGGGGGGAATCAACGCCGCCAAAAACTACCCGAATGATGGCGACAGCGTCTGGCGATTGTTTTACGACACCGTCAAGGGAGGAGACTTCCGCAGCCGTGAGGCGAATGTGCATCGTCTGGCTCAGGTGAGCAATAACATTATCGATCAATGTACCGCTCAGGGAGTTCCTTTTGCACGTGATTACGGTGGATTGCTGACGAACCGTTCATTCGGTGGGGCTCAGGTTTCACGTACTTTTTATGCCCGTGGTCAGACCGGGCAGCAATTGTTATTGGGAGCCTATAGTGCATTAATGCGACAAGTGGGGACAGGACGTGTCAAATTGTTTCCGCGACGGGAAATGCTGGATCTGGTTGTTATAGATGGTGTCGCACGCGGGATTATCGTTCGGAATCTGATCACTGGCGAATTCGAGAAATATTCTGCTGATTGTGTTTTACTTTGTACGGGGGGGTATGGAAATGCCTTCTATCTTTCCACGAATGCCAAAGGTTCCAATGTGACGGCAGCCTGGCGTTGTCATAAACGAGGCGCTTATTTTGCCAACCCCTGTTACACGCAGATCCATCCGACTTGTATTCCCGTCAGTGGTGATTATCAGTCCAAACTGACATTGATGAGTGAAAGCTTGCGAAATGATGGCCGTGTCTGGGTTCCTCAGGCACAGGATGATAAGCGTCGTGGAATTGAAATTCCCGAAAATGAGCGCGACTACTATCTAGAGCGTCGTTATCCCGCCTTTGGAAACTTAGTGCCACGCGATGTTGCGTCTCGGGCATCCAAGGAGCGTTGTGATTCTGGTTACGGAGTCGGAACAACGGGACAGGCCGTCTATCTTGATTTCCGTGATGCAATTGCCCGCGACGGGAAACATGTAATCGAAGCAAAATATGGCAACCTGTTTCACATGTATGAAAAGATTACCGGTGAAAATCCTTATCAGGTGCCAATGAGAATTTATCCTGCCGTCCATTATACGATGGGAGGCTTATGGGTTGATTATCACCTGCAAAGTACCATTCCTGGGTTGTTCGTGCTGGGAGAAGCCAATTTCTCGGACCACGGCGCGAACCGCTTAGGCGCATCAGCTCTGATGCAAGGTTTGGCGGATGGATATTTTGTCGCCCCTTATACCACTGGTCACTTTCTTGGCTCTCAGAGTTTGCCTGATGTTTCCACTGAAGACGAAGCATTCTCGGAAGCGATGGCGAATGCCCAGGATCGTAATGCCAAAATTCTGGGTGTGCAGGGAACGCGTTCCTCAGACAGTATCCACCGGGAATTGGGGCACATTCTCTGGGACTATTGTGGCATGTCGCGTGAGAAACAGGGACTGGAATCTGCCATGGGTAAAATTCGTGATCTGAGAGATGAGTTCTGGTCCAGTATCAAAGTGCTGGGGCAGGGCGAGCAGCTTAACCAGAACCTGGAACACGCAGGCCGTCTGGCTGACTTTCTGGAATTTGGCGAGCTGATGGTGCGTGATGCACTCGTTCGAGAAGAGTCGTGTGGCGGGCATTTCCGTGAGGAACATCAGACCAAAGAAAACGAAGCATTACGGGATGACGATAATTTTTGTCATGTGTCAGCCTGGGAGTTCACCGGAGTTGGAAACGACCCGGTCGAACATCGCGAGCATTTGGAATTTGTTGAAGTACCTCTGGCTACGAGGAGTTATAAATAA
- a CDS encoding proline--tRNA ligase has translation MRWTNTLIPTIKEVPADAEIPSHQLMLRAGLIRQLMAGAYSYLPLGWKAVQKAAQIVREEMDAAGAAELHMPALQPLGLFERTQRKDAFGSVLIQFDVPRGNRLIPMALGPTHEEVVTELMSHCISSYKQLPLTVYQIQTKFRNEERPRFGVLRTSEFLMKDAYSFSSSVEQLDEIYDRMYRAYCRIFARCGLKYLPVEAESGPIGGDASHEFMIPADNGEDSIVYCEASGYAANLERADTGRTTPDIKVSQNAAPLEKKATPEATSIEQVSKFLGCEPAQMIKTLIYLADDEPVAVLIRGDHEANEGKIRRALEAEAVELADDATVQKVTNAPTGFAGPVGIQCKIIADHDIPVIENAVTGANEKDAHLLNVNVGRDYELETTYDLRNAEAGDPCPKSGEPLSIVHGIEVGHVFKLGTKYTEALDAEFLDEKEKRHPIIMGCYGIGVNRIVAGLAETRHDENGLIWPLSIAPYEVLVIPLNTKDDEVMQTAERYYEELKAAGVDVLFDDRNARAGVKFKDADLIGIPYRVVIGGKGLKNGEIETKWRTAENAEMIALDAGITPILEAIETRKAEEYEAANVPA, from the coding sequence GTGCGCTGGACGAATACCCTGATCCCCACCATCAAAGAAGTTCCCGCCGATGCAGAAATCCCCAGTCATCAATTAATGTTGCGGGCGGGGCTGATTCGTCAATTGATGGCGGGCGCGTACTCCTATCTCCCGCTCGGCTGGAAAGCCGTGCAAAAAGCGGCTCAGATTGTTCGTGAAGAAATGGACGCAGCCGGCGCTGCAGAACTGCATATGCCCGCGCTGCAACCACTGGGGTTGTTCGAACGCACCCAGCGCAAAGATGCCTTTGGTTCTGTGTTGATTCAGTTTGACGTTCCACGAGGGAATCGACTCATTCCCATGGCATTGGGTCCCACCCATGAAGAAGTCGTCACCGAATTGATGAGTCATTGCATCAGCAGTTATAAACAGCTGCCTTTGACCGTGTATCAAATTCAGACGAAATTCCGCAATGAAGAGCGGCCTCGCTTCGGTGTTTTGCGCACGAGCGAATTTTTGATGAAAGATGCCTACAGTTTCAGTTCCTCGGTTGAGCAACTCGATGAAATCTACGACCGCATGTATCGCGCTTACTGTCGGATCTTTGCCCGTTGTGGATTAAAATATCTGCCCGTTGAAGCAGAAAGTGGCCCCATTGGTGGTGATGCCTCGCATGAATTCATGATTCCCGCGGATAACGGTGAAGACTCGATCGTGTACTGTGAAGCTTCAGGATATGCGGCTAATCTGGAACGGGCGGATACGGGTCGCACCACTCCTGATATCAAAGTCTCTCAAAATGCGGCACCACTGGAAAAGAAAGCCACACCGGAAGCCACCAGTATTGAACAGGTCAGCAAATTTTTGGGATGCGAGCCAGCGCAAATGATCAAAACGCTGATTTATCTTGCAGATGACGAACCGGTTGCCGTCCTGATTCGCGGAGATCATGAAGCCAACGAAGGTAAAATTCGACGTGCTTTGGAAGCCGAAGCAGTCGAACTGGCCGACGATGCAACCGTTCAAAAGGTCACAAACGCTCCTACAGGATTCGCCGGGCCTGTGGGCATTCAGTGTAAAATCATCGCGGATCACGACATCCCTGTGATTGAAAACGCCGTTACGGGCGCCAACGAAAAAGACGCGCATTTATTGAATGTCAATGTCGGTCGAGACTATGAACTGGAAACCACGTATGACCTGCGGAATGCGGAAGCAGGCGACCCCTGCCCCAAAAGTGGTGAGCCGCTCAGTATCGTGCATGGCATCGAAGTTGGTCATGTCTTTAAGTTGGGCACCAAATACACGGAAGCGCTCGATGCAGAGTTTCTGGATGAAAAAGAAAAACGACATCCGATTATCATGGGCTGTTATGGTATCGGCGTGAACCGCATTGTCGCTGGTCTGGCAGAAACACGACATGACGAGAACGGCCTCATCTGGCCGCTCTCCATTGCCCCTTATGAAGTGCTCGTCATTCCACTGAATACCAAAGACGACGAAGTCATGCAGACCGCGGAACGTTATTACGAGGAACTCAAGGCCGCAGGTGTGGATGTGCTGTTTGATGATCGAAATGCGCGGGCGGGAGTCAAATTCAAGGATGCCGACCTGATTGGAATTCCCTATCGGGTGGTCATTGGCGGTAAGGGCCTCAAGAATGGTGAGATTGAAACGAAATGGCGCACTGCGGAAAACGCAGAAATGATCGCCCTGGATGCCGGCATTACGCCCATCCTCGAAGCCATTGAAACTCGCAAAGCCGAGGAATATGAAGCCGCCAATGTTCCGGCTTGA
- a CDS encoding succinate dehydrogenase cytochrome b subunit, which translates to MVTKLAEQQQSSSPGSGRSATKWIMTLLSSSIGQKFVMGITGLLLCGFLVVHLAGNLLVYVGAKAYNNYAHELHSMMLLPVAEVGLFLLLFVHIALAFKLTRDNQRARHISYRETQTKIQEKPSLFSRTPMGETSSWMFISGSIILGFLVIHMIDMKLQANPTVDYTDAKPYDIIVQVLGSSLSAPFYIVGTIVLGFHLSHGFWSAFQSLGLNHPKYMPWIKKLAIIFAFVIAAGFVSLPIWGYFIR; encoded by the coding sequence ATGGTGACGAAATTGGCAGAACAACAGCAGTCCTCTTCTCCGGGAAGTGGGAGATCGGCCACCAAGTGGATCATGACTCTTCTTTCCTCCTCCATTGGCCAAAAGTTCGTGATGGGCATCACCGGACTCTTGCTGTGCGGCTTTCTGGTCGTGCATTTAGCGGGAAATTTACTGGTCTATGTTGGAGCAAAGGCCTACAACAATTATGCACATGAACTGCATAGTATGATGCTGCTGCCAGTGGCAGAAGTGGGCTTATTTCTGTTGTTATTCGTTCACATTGCCTTGGCTTTTAAGTTAACCCGCGACAATCAACGGGCGCGGCATATCAGTTATCGGGAGACTCAAACAAAGATTCAGGAAAAGCCTTCCCTCTTCAGCAGGACTCCGATGGGGGAAACCAGTTCCTGGATGTTTATTTCCGGTTCGATCATTCTCGGATTTTTAGTCATCCATATGATCGATATGAAATTGCAAGCGAATCCGACTGTCGATTATACGGATGCAAAACCTTATGACATTATTGTTCAAGTGCTCGGTAGTAGTCTGAGCGCTCCGTTTTATATTGTGGGAACCATCGTGCTTGGTTTTCATTTATCACATGGATTCTGGAGTGCCTTTCAGTCACTGGGGCTGAATCATCCCAAATACATGCCCTGGATTAAAAAGCTGGCGATCATATTCGCGTTTGTCATTGCCGCTGGTTTTGTAAGTCTACCGATCTGGGGATATTTCATTCGTTAA
- the rnr gene encoding ribonuclease R, with amino-acid sequence MPDFEKKILDYVTRPGYTPVREKSLLKKVGGSKSTASEFEQAMESLRARKDILVSDSGLIRPVKKEGWIAGTIKKTNSGAGYLIPHHKPDDIAHDQRHAGDLYISERDLGDAQTGDEVYATVVNRRRSGGQICGRVVEIIERASTTFVGTYFEAQGEGYVHVDGKIFNSPIHVGDPGAKGVHSDDKVVIDILRFPSRNYLGQGVISKVLGPHGKPGVDLLSIIYEFGIPMDFPEEVLEAAREQASLFDEKKWGDRRDLTKETIVTIDPADARDFDDAISLSRDERGHWLLGVHIADVAHFVKEGSTLDREAKNRGTSVYLPGRVIPMLPEVISNGLASLQEGQVRFTKSALIEFTAEGIPIHTEFANSVIKVTQRFAYEQVMPIVQGRDQEGGNVSTPVRSLLKNMHHLAMILRGRRFSAGALELHLSEVRLTFDAKHRVSGVVEREHDESHQIIEEFMLAANIAVAEAFNDRELRFLRRVHPSPELPRQLAFADFVNALGYTLKKAQSRKDLQKIVEQVHGTPVEQAINYALLRSLKQAEYTDEELGHYALAVDHYCHFTSPIRRYPDLTIHRMIDEIIERPEKGKGQSPQGLRQLGQELSLRERRAEAAERELTKVKLLTWMIDNEIKTLNTMITGVETFGLFCRGTDVPVEGLLHISRLGKHDYFNVDSAKFSIVGERTGQEYRIGDMLTVEVEKIDLDRRELDFRLPNSKKAGKPAKNGASQRGGKSSKSFSKAKPNTKKNSRKLKSQRGKKKKRK; translated from the coding sequence ATGCCCGATTTTGAGAAGAAAATTCTCGATTACGTTACCAGGCCCGGCTACACACCTGTGCGTGAAAAATCGTTGCTCAAAAAAGTGGGAGGCTCCAAATCAACGGCTTCGGAATTTGAGCAGGCCATGGAGAGTCTGCGTGCCAGAAAAGATATTCTGGTTTCTGATTCCGGTTTAATCCGTCCTGTTAAGAAAGAAGGGTGGATCGCGGGCACGATCAAGAAAACCAATTCTGGTGCGGGATACCTGATTCCTCATCATAAGCCCGATGATATTGCGCACGATCAACGTCACGCGGGAGACCTTTATATTTCCGAACGTGATTTGGGTGATGCTCAAACGGGAGATGAAGTCTACGCCACGGTGGTGAACCGCAGGCGAAGTGGTGGCCAGATTTGTGGTCGAGTCGTGGAGATCATCGAGCGGGCTTCGACCACCTTTGTAGGAACGTATTTTGAAGCTCAGGGAGAAGGCTATGTCCACGTTGATGGCAAAATCTTTAATTCTCCGATTCATGTGGGTGATCCAGGGGCTAAAGGAGTACACTCAGATGATAAAGTGGTAATCGATATCCTGCGGTTCCCTTCCAGGAATTATCTTGGCCAGGGTGTGATTTCGAAAGTACTTGGTCCCCATGGTAAACCGGGCGTTGATCTTCTTTCGATTATTTATGAATTTGGGATTCCGATGGATTTTCCAGAGGAAGTACTCGAAGCGGCCCGCGAACAAGCCAGTCTGTTTGATGAAAAAAAATGGGGTGATCGACGAGATCTGACAAAAGAGACTATTGTCACAATCGATCCCGCAGACGCGCGCGACTTTGACGACGCGATTTCTTTAAGCCGAGACGAACGAGGTCATTGGCTGTTAGGCGTTCATATTGCAGATGTGGCTCATTTTGTCAAAGAAGGTTCTACGCTGGACCGTGAAGCGAAAAATCGTGGTACCAGTGTCTATTTGCCTGGACGAGTCATTCCGATGTTGCCAGAAGTCATCTCGAATGGATTAGCGAGTTTGCAGGAGGGGCAGGTACGGTTTACCAAATCGGCGTTGATCGAATTCACGGCAGAGGGAATTCCCATCCATACGGAATTTGCAAATTCGGTCATTAAAGTCACCCAGCGTTTTGCCTATGAACAGGTCATGCCAATCGTGCAAGGGCGTGATCAGGAAGGTGGTAACGTTTCCACTCCCGTTCGTAGTTTGCTGAAAAATATGCATCATTTGGCGATGATCTTGCGTGGACGTCGATTTTCAGCGGGGGCGTTGGAGTTACATCTTTCGGAGGTCAGGCTTACATTTGATGCCAAACACCGAGTGAGTGGTGTGGTGGAGCGTGAACATGATGAAAGCCACCAGATCATCGAAGAGTTTATGCTGGCAGCAAATATTGCGGTGGCGGAGGCCTTCAATGACCGCGAGCTTCGTTTTCTGAGACGCGTGCACCCCTCTCCTGAGTTGCCTCGTCAATTGGCATTTGCAGACTTCGTGAATGCCCTGGGTTACACTTTGAAGAAGGCGCAAAGCCGTAAGGATCTTCAGAAGATTGTTGAGCAGGTGCATGGCACACCTGTTGAGCAGGCCATTAATTATGCTTTGTTACGTAGCTTAAAGCAGGCTGAGTACACGGACGAAGAGTTAGGCCACTATGCATTGGCTGTAGATCATTATTGTCATTTTACCAGTCCCATTCGTCGCTATCCCGACTTAACCATTCATCGGATGATCGATGAAATTATAGAACGACCCGAGAAGGGCAAAGGGCAAAGTCCGCAAGGCTTAAGGCAATTAGGTCAGGAACTTTCCTTGCGGGAACGACGGGCAGAAGCAGCAGAACGAGAGCTGACGAAAGTAAAACTACTCACTTGGATGATCGATAATGAAATTAAAACTCTCAATACGATGATCACAGGCGTCGAAACTTTTGGTCTGTTTTGCAGAGGGACGGATGTACCAGTTGAGGGGCTATTGCATATCAGCCGGTTGGGTAAACATGACTACTTTAACGTCGACTCTGCCAAATTCAGTATTGTCGGTGAACGGACAGGACAGGAATATCGAATCGGTGATATGTTGACGGTCGAAGTCGAAAAGATTGATCTGGATCGTCGCGAACTGGACTTTCGTCTGCCGAACTCGAAAAAAGCGGGGAAACCCGCAAAGAATGGTGCTTCACAACGAGGAGGGAAGTCGTCCAAGTCCTTTTCAAAAGCAAAACCGAATACAAAGAAGAACAGCCGCAAGCTGAAATCACAACGAGGCAAAAAGAAAAAAAGAAAATAG
- a CDS encoding type I restriction endonuclease: MDLIDRMKDIASRIPKQMEYTQTEEATKNAFIMPFISALGYDVFNPLEVIPEYTSDIGTKKGEKVDYAIKKDDEIIILVECKWSGADLHKQHASQLYRYFSVTSARFAILTNGIEYEFYSDIDETNKMDSKPFFVFNMLQFEDHHINELKKFTKSAFSLEDILTTASTLKYAGAIKKILEEELKNPSEAFVRFITNQVYDGRLTQPVIEQFTKIVKDARSQFINERINERLKTALSANQSEATAEEAAESEETDESSSERKGIETTQAETDGFNVVKAILREVVDVSRVTMRDTKSYCGILLDDNNRKPICRLRFNTSQKYLGVFSNKNEERVELDSIDDIFKYADRVKAVISEYEGNGKQTESARETGNG, translated from the coding sequence ATGGATCTGATTGACCGTATGAAAGACATTGCTTCAAGAATCCCCAAGCAGATGGAGTATACTCAGACTGAAGAAGCAACCAAGAATGCATTCATCATGCCCTTCATTAGTGCACTGGGTTACGATGTCTTTAATCCTCTCGAAGTCATTCCGGAATACACTTCTGATATCGGAACCAAAAAGGGCGAGAAAGTCGACTACGCGATTAAGAAAGATGATGAGATTATTATCTTAGTCGAGTGTAAATGGTCTGGGGCCGATTTACATAAACAACATGCGTCACAGCTTTACCGTTATTTTTCTGTCACCTCAGCGCGGTTTGCCATTCTGACAAATGGAATTGAATACGAGTTTTATTCAGACATTGATGAAACAAACAAAATGGACTCCAAGCCATTCTTTGTATTCAACATGCTCCAGTTTGAAGATCATCATATCAACGAACTCAAGAAATTCACGAAGTCAGCTTTTTCTCTGGAAGATATTCTCACAACGGCGAGTACTCTGAAATACGCCGGTGCAATTAAGAAAATTTTGGAGGAAGAACTCAAAAATCCTTCAGAAGCATTTGTTCGCTTCATCACAAATCAGGTTTATGATGGTCGCTTGACTCAGCCTGTCATTGAGCAGTTTACAAAGATTGTCAAAGACGCACGTAGTCAATTTATCAATGAGCGCATTAATGAACGCCTCAAAACAGCCCTGTCTGCCAATCAATCTGAAGCCACAGCTGAAGAAGCCGCAGAGTCAGAAGAGACTGACGAGAGCTCTTCTGAAAGAAAAGGTATTGAAACCACTCAAGCAGAAACAGATGGCTTTAACGTTGTGAAAGCAATTCTCCGCGAAGTGGTTGACGTTTCGCGTGTCACGATGAGAGACACCAAAAGCTATTGCGGTATCCTGCTCGACGATAACAACCGCAAGCCCATCTGCCGACTTCGCTTTAATACTTCACAGAAATACCTGGGAGTCTTTTCAAATAAAAACGAAGAACGTGTTGAGCTTGATAGTATTGATGACATTTTTAAATATGCGGATCGCGTGAAGGCTGTCATCTCAGAGTATGAGGGAAATGGGAAGCAGACTGAAAGTGCGAGGGAAACTGGAAATGGTTGA
- a CDS encoding 3'-5' exoribonuclease YhaM family protein: MSRQYINQLKDGDTVNEVYLLVDKQLRANRNASLFLSADLRDCTGVVNARMWNVLEERMQHFQAGNYVQVKGKVHLFQGALQVILTYIEPVPAENLDPAEFQPQASQDVQKLLAQLREILLGIENNEIRTLMECFLVDETLMEEFCKAPAGVKTHHAYHGGLIEHVVNLMETAQRLADLYPKVDMSLLLAGIFLHDIGKVRELGYENEFVYTDEGQLLGHLIIGVEMLTEKVNAYQEMTGESFPREAELRLKHMIVSHHGTYEFGSARLPMTPEAVALHHLDNLDAKVNEFARFIDDDLNSTSSWTPYSPRLQRKLFKGMTED; this comes from the coding sequence ATGTCTCGTCAATATATCAATCAATTGAAGGATGGTGATACGGTAAATGAAGTTTACCTGTTAGTTGATAAGCAGTTACGTGCAAATCGCAATGCCAGCCTTTTTTTGTCAGCAGATTTAAGAGATTGTACAGGAGTTGTGAATGCCCGCATGTGGAATGTGCTTGAAGAACGGATGCAGCATTTTCAGGCAGGCAACTACGTGCAAGTGAAAGGAAAAGTGCATCTTTTTCAAGGCGCGTTACAGGTGATCTTAACCTATATCGAACCTGTTCCTGCAGAAAACCTGGATCCGGCTGAATTTCAACCTCAAGCCTCACAGGATGTGCAAAAGCTGTTGGCTCAACTGCGTGAGATCTTACTGGGCATCGAAAATAATGAGATTCGGACTTTAATGGAGTGTTTTCTCGTTGATGAAACGCTTATGGAAGAATTTTGCAAAGCACCTGCCGGGGTCAAAACTCACCATGCTTATCATGGTGGCTTGATTGAGCACGTCGTTAATCTGATGGAAACCGCTCAACGTCTGGCTGACTTGTATCCCAAAGTCGATATGAGCCTCTTGTTAGCGGGGATTTTCTTACATGATATCGGAAAAGTACGTGAACTCGGTTACGAAAACGAATTCGTGTATACCGATGAAGGACAGCTATTAGGTCATTTGATCATTGGCGTGGAGATGTTGACGGAAAAGGTGAATGCCTATCAGGAAATGACGGGAGAATCGTTTCCGCGAGAAGCAGAACTTCGACTGAAACATATGATCGTCAGTCATCATGGTACTTATGAGTTTGGCAGTGCTCGCTTGCCGATGACCCCCGAAGCAGTGGCATTACACCATCTTGATAATTTAGACGCCAAGGTAAATGAGTTCGCACGATTTATTGATGATGATCTGAATTCGACATCAAGCTGGACCCCTTATTCGCCCCGCTTGCAGCGAAAATTATTTAAGGGAATGACCGAGGATTAA